One Archangium violaceum genomic window, TGAGGAGGTAAGCCATGGCCGTCATCGGCAACCCCAGGAGCTTCCATAAGCGCTTCAAGTTCGTCGTCGAGATCGACAGCGTGGGGCACGCGGGCTTCCAGAAATGCAGCGAGCTGTCCGTCGAGGTGGCCAACGTCCAGTACTTCGAGGGAGGCTCCCTCATCCCCAACAAGAGCCCGGGGCGCCTCACGTTCTCGGACGTGACGCTCGAGAGGGGCGCCACCCAGGACCGAGACCTCTACGACTGGTTCCAGGACGTCGCCACCGCCGCGAGCGGCGTGGGGCTCACCGACCCGGCCTACAAGCGCAACCTCGACATCGTCCAGCAGGACCGCGACGGGACAACGCTCCGGCGCTGGTCGCTCTCGCGGGCCTGGCCGGTGAAGTTCGTCGCCGGCGAGTGGGACAACGAGAGCGACGAGAACGTCATCGAGTCCGCCACGCTCACCTACGACTACTTCGAGCTGGTACAATAGCCCGGTAGTCCGGGATTCTGGAGCATCCGCCGGGAGCTCCTCTCGGCCGATTGTCGGCCGGATGTGGGATAAGCGTCCAGGACATCGAGCGAGCACTATGAAAATCTACGACGAGGGCTCCGAACCACTCCACGAGCTTCTCCGCGCCGCGAGTTCGGACCAGGGCGCGACCCTGCTCGTTCCTGACCTACAGCGGCCGTACGTTTGGAGCCCAAGCCAAGTCACCCTCCTTGTCGACTCACTGCTCCGGGGTTGGCCATTCGGCACCCTGCTGCTCTGGAGCGTTCACAAGGAGGACCTCGCCGGTATCCCATCGAGGCCGTTCTGGCGGGTAGTGGATCGAACCGGCGAGTTCGACGACGCGCAGGTTAGCAAGAGCAACCCTCCAGCTCAGTTCCGCATGGTTCTCGACGGGCAGCAGCGTCTGCAGAGCCTCCTGCTCGCGTTCGGCGGTGACAGCTGGGGGTTCCGCCTGCTCGACCACGAGTGGTCGACGGTGCTCGACGCTGAGCGCCCACGCGGCCGCAACGCGAAGCGCCACTGGTCTCTTGGTCACCTATGCCTCGATGTCTGGACCTTCCGCGAGCGCGTGCAGGCAGTTGGAGGAGTAGCGAAGGTTGATTTTCGCGATGTTCTTGCGTGGGTCGTTCAGAGCCCAGATGGTGGGCGCTCAACGCTGAAGCGCCCCGTGAACTACAAACACCCGATCGCAAGCAGCCTCGACGTGGAGAACAAGGGCCGCTTCGTTCGCTTGAGCCGCCTGTGGGATCTGGCGTCCACCCAGCCTGGGCTCTTTGAGAAGCACTTCCGCGAAAAGCTCGCCCCGCTGCTCGCGCAACATGATGTTCCGAAGGACGTGATCGACGCCGTGCTCGAACCCCTCGCGGAACTCGTTGTTACGCTTGTCGCGATCAAGCAGTCGAAAGTGAGCTACCTTCAGCTCGCGCCGTTTAACGACCAAGTCTTCAGCCAGGACCTCTACAACGACGCGATCGTCAACATCTTCACCCGCCTCAACACCGCCGGGCGTGCTCTCACACGTCAGGAGATCACCTTCGCATGGATCAAGACGGGGTGGGACTCTGCGAAGACGGGCCACCGCACCGCTGGCAAGTGCTTCGAGGAACTCGGTGAGGCTCTTGCCGAGGAAGGCGTAGCACTCGACATCGATGCCCTCGTTGGGGCCGTTTCCGCCATGTGGTCGGTCCTCCACCGCGATGGCGCGTTGCTCACGGCGAACGACCTGCTTCGCGGCGAGAAGGTTCGCCCGATGGTGCAGGACCTCGTACAGAACTGGGAGACGTTAGCGGCGAACGCAGTGGACGGCGCGAAGCTCGTTGATGATCGTGGCTTCCTCTTCGGGACGCACTACCGCTCGCTGAACGTGCTCACGCTGCTCCTCTCCTGGCGCCTGCTCGGTCGCCAGTGGCTGGCAGAGCACTCTCTCGGTGTCACAGCGAAGGATAGCTTCGAGAAGTCTCTGGATGCCGCGTTCGCAGCTTCGTGCGATCGCTGGATCCTCTTGTCTCAATGGTCCGGTCGATGGGGAAAGTCGACCGACAAGGCATTCGCTGACTACATCAAGGACCTGTCGGCGGACTGGGCAAGCATCCGGAAGCTGACCGCGCCCGATGACGTGATCGCGATCCTCAAGCACCGAATGGAGGCTTGGATCAGCGGGCTCCAAGCGGAGTCGTCGAAGTACATCGATGACCTCGGCGTACTCACCCGCGACGCCGTACACCAGTACTACCTGCCTCTCTGGCTGTGGCACCGACTCGACGCGGCGCGTTGGAAAGCTTCCGCGTTGCCGCTGCGGGAGTCGAAGCGAGGCAGCCTGAGCTTCGACGTCGATCATGTTGTCGCTGTGAAGCTCTGGGAGACGCTCCAGGGCGCCCCTCAGACGGCTGCGGAAGAGGGCGAGGACGAGTCGGCGCTAACGATGGAGGACTTGTCGACCACGATGAACGCACTCGGCAACTGTTGCCTCCTTGAGAAATCCTTCAACATCGCGAAGGGCGCTGAACCGCTCCGCGCGTTCCTTGATCGTGTCCACGAGTTCAAGACCGGCGCTCTCAAGGTCAATGACTGGGCGAAGGCAATCGGCGTGGATGCCGACCTCGTCGATCCCAGTGGAAAGACCGCTGCGGCGATTCGGCTGGTAGTCGAGGGTCGAACGGCGAAGATGAAGACTGAGTTGAAGGAGTACATCGCAGGCACTCGGCAGCGGGCGGACATCTAGCGCAGTGGCTGTCCCCGTTCGCCTTCTCGTGGACTTTGCCCCCGAGGAGGCAGCGAATGGCAGACGTCATCACGTGCCCTTCGGGGCTCTCAGGCCGCGTTCGCGGCATGAAGGTTCGCGAGGAGCGCGTCCTTGCTGATCGGAAGCTCGCCAGGAGCGGAGGCCAAATGGACGAACTCCTCTCTGCGTGCTGGGAGGAGACACTAACCCCCGGGCCCTATGCGCTCGGCGACCAACCCCTGGACTGGGGCAGAGTGCTGCAGGGTGACCGCTTCTTCGCGCTCCTCATGGTTCGGGCCCTCACCTACGGGCCGGAGTACGCTTTCGCGCTCCAGTGTCGAAGCGATGCCTGTCGGGCCCGCTTCGAGTGGGAACTCGACCTCACGAAGCTCCCCGTCCGGCCTCTCCCCGACGAGAGCCGCGCCGCATTCGTTGGTGGGAATCGCTTCGAAACCTTGCTGCCGGACGCCGACAAGCGGGTGCGCTTCAAGCTCCTGACCGGTGATGACGAGCGCCGGCTCCCCCAATTCCAGCGTGCCGCCCCCGACAAGCTCCTGTCCTCGGTCCTCGCCTATCGCGTCCTCGACATCGACGGCGTGGAGCCGCGCGACAAGCGCCGCTTCCTCGAGGACCTGTCCATGCGCGATGCCGACTTCCTCATGAACGAGTTCGACCGCGTTGACTGCGGGGTGGACACCACCATCGAGGTGGAATGCCCCGAGTGCTTCCTCGTACAGGACGTGGACCTCCCTTTCGACAGGGGCTTCTTCCTG contains:
- a CDS encoding phage tail protein, which produces MAVIGNPRSFHKRFKFVVEIDSVGHAGFQKCSELSVEVANVQYFEGGSLIPNKSPGRLTFSDVTLERGATQDRDLYDWFQDVATAASGVGLTDPAYKRNLDIVQQDRDGTTLRRWSLSRAWPVKFVAGEWDNESDENVIESATLTYDYFELVQ
- a CDS encoding DUF262 domain-containing protein, which codes for MKIYDEGSEPLHELLRAASSDQGATLLVPDLQRPYVWSPSQVTLLVDSLLRGWPFGTLLLWSVHKEDLAGIPSRPFWRVVDRTGEFDDAQVSKSNPPAQFRMVLDGQQRLQSLLLAFGGDSWGFRLLDHEWSTVLDAERPRGRNAKRHWSLGHLCLDVWTFRERVQAVGGVAKVDFRDVLAWVVQSPDGGRSTLKRPVNYKHPIASSLDVENKGRFVRLSRLWDLASTQPGLFEKHFREKLAPLLAQHDVPKDVIDAVLEPLAELVVTLVAIKQSKVSYLQLAPFNDQVFSQDLYNDAIVNIFTRLNTAGRALTRQEITFAWIKTGWDSAKTGHRTAGKCFEELGEALAEEGVALDIDALVGAVSAMWSVLHRDGALLTANDLLRGEKVRPMVQDLVQNWETLAANAVDGAKLVDDRGFLFGTHYRSLNVLTLLLSWRLLGRQWLAEHSLGVTAKDSFEKSLDAAFAASCDRWILLSQWSGRWGKSTDKAFADYIKDLSADWASIRKLTAPDDVIAILKHRMEAWISGLQAESSKYIDDLGVLTRDAVHQYYLPLWLWHRLDAARWKASALPLRESKRGSLSFDVDHVVAVKLWETLQGAPQTAAEEGEDESALTMEDLSTTMNALGNCCLLEKSFNIAKGAEPLRAFLDRVHEFKTGALKVNDWAKAIGVDADLVDPSGKTAAAIRLVVEGRTAKMKTELKEYIAGTRQRADI